In Oncorhynchus tshawytscha isolate Ot180627B unplaced genomic scaffold, Otsh_v2.0 Un_scaffold_4246_pilon_pilon, whole genome shotgun sequence, a genomic segment contains:
- the LOC112240232 gene encoding calcitonin gene-related peptide type 1 receptor-like, translating into MDANGIFSLLLLCSVSELCVLASPEGNDSQQHHTQNVYHDIGVTRNTIVTAQFECYQKIMKNDKHNKIGPVCNRTWDGWLCWEDTEAGFTTNQHCPDYFQDFDTAEMASKVCSETGNWFLHPESNRTWTNYTKCTAYTSAGRVTAMNLYYLVLIGHGLSLTSLFFSLGIFFHFKSLSCQRITLHKNLFFSFVLNSVITIIWLTAVANNQGLVQSNPVSCKVIMFIHLYLFGCNYFWMLCEGIYLHTLIVVAVFAEKQHLMWYYLLGWGFPLIPALIHAIARSYYYNDNCWISSNTSLLYIIHGPICAALLVNLFFLLNIVRVLITKLKVTHQAESSLYMKAVRATLILVPLLGIQFVLFPYKPQGRFALEIYDYIMNILMHYQGLLVATIFCFFNGEVQGVLRRHWNQQRIQFGSNFAHADVFRSASYVASSLTEVHRCYSIDGHTEHMNGKNSYHDVETVTPTILRSDNPFA; encoded by the exons ATGGATGCTAACGGCATATTCTCACTTCTGTTGCTGTGTTCTGTCAGTGAG CTGTGCGTGTTGGCGAGCCCTGAGGGGAATGACTCCCAGCAGCACCATACCCAGAACGTCTACCACGACATCGGTGTCACCAGGAACACCATAGTCACTGCTCAGTTTGAGTGCTATCAGAAGATCATGAAAAACGACAAACACAACAAAATAG GGCCAGTTTGTAACAGGACGTGGGATGGCTGGCTGTGCTGGGAGGACACAGAGGCAGGCTTCACTACAAACCAACACTGTCCAGACTACTTCCAAGACTTTGACACAGCAG AAATGGCGTCCAAAGTGTGCAGTGAAACGGGTAATTGGTTTCTACACCCGGAGAGCAACAGGACATGGACAAACTACACCAAATGTACGGCATACACCAGTGCAGGAAGAGTG ACAGCGATGAATCTCTACTACCTGGTTCTGATTGGACATGGACTGTCGCTAACATCATTGTTCTTCTCATTGGGAATATTTTTCCATTTCAA GAGTCTAAGCTGCCAGAGGATAACGCTCCACAAAAACCTATTTTTTTCATTTGTGTTGAACTCGGTCATCACCATCATCTGGTTGACAGCGGTGGCTAACAACCAGGGACTAGTGCAGAGCAACCCT GTGAGCTGTAAGGTGATCATGTTTATTCACCTGTACCTGTTTGGCTGTAACTACTTCTGGATGCTGTGTGAGGGCATCTACCTGCACACACTCATCGTCGTGGCTGTGTTCGCCGAGAAACAACACCTCATGTGGTACTACCTGCTTGGATGGG GATTTCCACTCATACCTGCATTGATACATGCAATAGCACGAAGCTACTACTACAATGATAA ttGTTGGATCAGCTCCAACACTTCCCTCCTCTACATTATCCATGGTCCCATCTGTGCTGCCCTGCTG gtGAATCTGTTCTTCCTGTTAAACATTGTGCGTGTCCTCATCACTAAACTGAAG gTGACCCATCAAGCTGAATCTAGCCTCTACATGAAGGCTGTGAGAGCCACCCTGATCCTAGTCCCTCTCCTGGGCATCCAGTTTGTCTTGTTCCCCTACAAACCCCAGGGACGCTTCGCCTTGGAGATCTACGACTATATTATGAACATCCTCATGCACTACCAG GGTCTCCTGGTTGCCACCATCTTCTGCTTCTTCAATGGGGAG GTCCAAGGTGTTCTGCGAAGGCACTGGAACCAGCAGAGGATCCAGTTTGGCAGTAACTTTGCCCACGCAGATGTCTTCCGCTCAGCCTCATACGTGGCGTCATCCCTGACGGAGGTGCATCGCTGCTACAGCATCGACGGGCACACCGAACACATGAACGGCAAGAACAGCTACCACGACGTCGAGACGGTGACACCCACCATACTCCGGTCGGACAACCCGTTTGCCTGA